The genomic region GATGCGCCATGATCTTCAGCCCGGTCGTCAGCGGTGTGCGAAAATGCGAGATGCCCTGCGCCATATCGCATTGCAGCATGTAGTAGGGCCGACAGCCCAGACGCAAAAGCTGGCGGTTGAGCTCCATCACCGTCTCGGGACGGTCGTTGACCCCGCGCAGGAGCACCATCTGGTTTCCCAGCACGCAGCCGGCGTCGAGGAGCATCCCCAGCGCCCGGGCGCTCTCCTGGCTGAGCTCATCGGGGTGGTTGAAGTGGGTGTGCACATACACCGGGCGCACCTCCCGTAAAATCTCGCAGAGCTCGGGGGTGATGCGCTGCGGAAGCGTCACCGGGTTGCGTGTCCCCAGCCGAATCACCTCCACGTGCTCGATCGCCCGCAGCCCCCTCAAGATCTCACCGAGCCGCTCATCGGAGAGGGTGAGCGGATCACCCCCGCTGACCACAACATCGCGGGCGGTGGGTGTGTTGCGAATGTACTCCAGCCCCTGCGCGATCTGGTCGCGGGCAGCCGCCGTCGTCGGATCGGAGACCTTGCGCTTGCGCGTGCAATGCCGGCAGTACACCGGGCAATGGTGCGAGACATAAAAGAGCACCCGGTCCGGATAGCGATGCGTGATCCCCGGCACCGGCATATGCGCCTCTTCCGCCAGGGGATCTTCGAGCTCAAACTCAAAGCTCTGCAGCTCGCCGGGTTGCGGCAAGCCCTGCTGACGCACCCCGCAGCTCGGGTCGTCGG from Lujinxingia vulgaris harbors:
- a CDS encoding KamA family radical SAM protein, coding for MSHQRFDPGPLPALRSSYERRPRRFAHIDAQTWGSWHWQHQNRLRRPEHFEDVLELSAEERVAFVKSAQRFRVAVTPHYAALMAPDDPSCGVRQQGLPQPGELQSFEFELEDPLAEEAHMPVPGITHRYPDRVLFYVSHHCPVYCRHCTRKRKVSDPTTAAARDQIAQGLEYIRNTPTARDVVVSGGDPLTLSDERLGEILRGLRAIEHVEVIRLGTRNPVTLPQRITPELCEILREVRPVYVHTHFNHPDELSQESARALGMLLDAGCVLGNQMVLLRGVNDRPETVMELNRQLLRLGCRPYYMLQCDMAQGISHFRTPLTTGLKIMAHLRGRIGGMGVPHFVVDLPGGGGKVELVPDHIVGTAESPWGQVVTFSNSDGKRFEFVDVDPARLEGDAER